A segment of the Pseudomonadota bacterium genome:
CGGCAAGCGGCCGGACCTCGTGTTCCTGACCGACAGGAACGGCGTGGTCCTCGCGCGGAACACGACCCCGAACGCCTGCCCGACGGGGAAGAACGTCTCCGACACCATCGCCGTGGTCGCGAACGCCCTGCAGGGCGGCCCGGCATACTCTCTCTGGTCCCCCGACGACAAGACCTTCGGCAAGAACGCCGTCGCCGGCGCGACGAGCTGCCCGCTCATGAACACGGGGCTCCTCGAGATGGCCGCGGCCCCGGTGTGGGTCGACGGCGAGATCGCCGGGGTGTTCGTGGCCGGGTTCGAGGTGTCGAACGGAGTCGCGAACGAGAAGCGCGCGCTCCTGGGGTTTGACGTCGCCGTGTCGGCGCGCGGCCTGATCTACAGCTCCTCGCTCGCCGACGAGGCCGCCCGCCAGGCGCTCGACGCGCAGCTGAAGGGCGTGGCCGACAAGGTGAAGGCGTCGATCGCGACGGGGAAGCCCTCGGACATCCTCAGCCTCGAGCTGGAGGGACAGGACTTCCTCGGCGTGATCGTCGGCGCCGCCAACGCGGACGCGAAGGACGAGATCGCCTACGCCATCATGGGCTCGATCGAGGACAGCGACTTCTTCTCCGGGTCGCTCGTGGTGCTCATGGTCATCACCATCGTCGCGGCGCTCCTCGTGCTCGTCGCCGGGTTCCTGCTCGCGGGCCAGTTCATGCGGCCCGTCATGGCCATCGAGGAGGGCCTCCTCAAGATCATCAACGGCGAGTACGACCACCGGTTCGACGTGAAGTCCGCGGAGGTCGGCGGCTTGGCGTTCCGCATCAACCAGCTCATCGACGTGCTGACGGGGAAGGACGAGCAGGCGGACGACGACGAGCAGCGTTAGCCGCACGGAGCTCCTCCCATGGGCATACTCGAATATTTTTCCAGCGAGCAGCGGCGCCGACGGAGGATCGACGCGAGGGTGCGCCGTGCGAACAACAAGCACACGCCGAAGGACTACCGCCAGATCGCGCTGCAGGAGGTGATCGACTTCGCCAAGGCGGGCGAGGTCGCCGCGGTCCGCGGGCTCATCCACCGCTTCACCGTCAACGCGGAGCCCACCATCGAAGACGAGCGGGAGAAGGAGTGGGTGAGCTCGGCGCTCACCGACCTCGGGCGGACCACGCTCCCCGAGATATCGCGCGCCCTGCGCTCGGCGGAGTCCGTCGTCTGGATCCAGCGCGTGTACCGATCCATCGCCTCTCCCGAGGAGTACCGGGACGAGCTGCTCTCGGTCCTCTCGGAGTTCGACACGGAGTACGAGCGCAACCCGGACCGGAAGATGCAGACGATCATGGCGCTCGCCGACATCCCGGAGACGCGGGTGGCGCAGGCGTTGATCCCGTTCCTCGAAGACGTCGACGAGACGGTCCGCTTCCAGACCGTCGTGGCGCTCGCGAAGATCGGCCACGAGGCCGCGCGCGCGCCGATGCTCAAGGCGATGTGCGAGGACGAGAGCCTGCGCGTCCGCAACGAGGTCGTGGAGGCGTTCGCCGCGCTCGCTTGGTCGACCGCGGGCTACAAGAAGAAGATCGACGACTTCCTGCCGCGCGGGTACAGGCACGACAAGAGCGGGAAGATTGTCAAGCTCGGATCTGTGTGATCACGTCTTTTTTCTTTCTATTTCTCGATCCGTTTTTCGTGTTACCGAAATCGACGTACAGGGTTTACATCCCTGAGTCAGTTATCTAGAATCACGAGCTAATCGCAGTCACCGACAACCGGGAGAAGGAGCGACTCCATGGGCAAGAAGTTAGTGCTGGTGATCTTCGCGCTCGCCACGTTGACGACGGCGAACTCGTGCAACCGCGACAACGTGTATTCGGTTCAGAAGCAGAACTCCTGCGTGGAATTCCACCAGAAGAAGATGATCCCCCAGGCGATCCGGGAGTGCAACCAGGCGGTGAGCCTGGACCCGGAGAACGTCCAGGCGCAGCACGGGTTGGCGCTCATCTACGTCGAGACCAAGGAGTACGCGCAGGCGGTCCGGCACTTCCAGAAGGCGATCGCGCTCGCCCCGGACGTCGCGATCTACCACTACCAGCTCGGGGAGACGTACCAGTGGCTCGAGCAGTGGTCCCAGGCCGAGGCCGAGCTGAAGCGCGCCATCGAGCTCGACGACACGCTCTACAAGGCGCACTACCGGCTCGGGCGCGTCTGCGAGGCGCTGGATCGCCCCGAGGAGGCGCTGCAGAAGTACACCGACGCGGTCGGCCGGAACGGAAAGTTCATGGACGCGTACCGCGAGCTCGGCGCGCTGTACATCGAGTACAACTACCTCGCGCAGGCCGAGCAGGTCTTCCGCGAGGCGGTCAAGGCGCTCGAGGGGCGCAGCGAGGAGCTCGGCGAGATCCACTACTGGCTCGGCCGGACGCTCCAGGAGAAGAAGGACTGGAACGCGGCGATCCAGGAGTTCCGGCTGTCGCTCGAGCAGAAGCCGGACATGACCGACGCGATGTTCAGCCTCGGCTGGTGCTACTCGTTCACGAACAAGGAAAACGCGAAGATTTGGCTCGAGAAGTTCCTTTCGGCCGCCAACCAGAAGACCCGCCCGGATTTCATCAACGCGGCGCACGCTCGGTTGGCGGAGCTCATGGAAGGCGCGGTCATTCAGTAAACGCCGACGCGGCGAAGTGACAGGGCGAAATGTCAGGGAAACCACTTCTCGGTGTGGCGAGCTGGAAGAAGGAGATCCTGGAGGCTGAGGCCCGGGCCGAAGCGGCGAGCACGACGGACGGCGCGTGCACGACGCAGCTCGAGGTCGCGCGTCTCTGGGAGGGCCGCTTCCTGCAAAAGGCCAAGGCGATCGTTCATTTCCAGCAGGCGTACAAGGCCGAGCCGAAGTCCCGCGAGGCCTTGGGCAACGCGCGGCGGATCTACTGGGAGATGGGGCGGCTCCCGACCGTCGAGAAGCTCGCCACGATCGAGCGCGATCTCGCGACCGATCCGGCGGAGCAGCTGAGGCTGCTGCGCGAGCTCGCCGAGGTCAGGCTGCTCCTCGGCCAGACCGACCAGATCCACGAGGCGTGCGACGCGGCGCTGGCGATCGAGAAGGGCGCGCGCTGGGCCGCCGACCTCGCGAAGGATCTCGACGCGGGAGACGGGTGGACCGGGCGCGCCGCGAAGGTCGCCAAGAAGGGCGAGAAGGACCGGGACGCCGGCGCCCTCCTGCGCGCCGCGGTGATGCACTGGCGCGCCGGCGGCGACACCCCCGCCGCGATCGGCCTGCTCAAGTCGGCGGTGCGCGCCGATCCGAGGCACGCCTCGGCGTCGCTGCTCACCGAGCGGCTCGTCGCCGAGGAGATGGGAGAGGACGCGCTGCTGGAGTGGCACGCGGAGCTCCTCTCGTCGGTGCCGGCGGAGGCGCGCGCCGGGGTGCTCTACGACATCGGCCTGCGCTGGCTCCTGCAGCGCCAGAACGCCGAGCGCGCGCTGCGGTTCCTGGACCAGGCCTTCCGCAGCGACCCGGCGATCCCCGGCCTGCTGGGGTTCCTGTGCGACACGTATGGAGAGTCCGGTGACACGGCCGCCCTGGCGGATCTCGTGGAGGCCGGCCTGGAGAAGGCCCAGGGCGACACGCGCCTGCAGCTCCTCGAGATCGCCGGGGAGCTGTGGGGAACGATCCTGGCCGATCCTGCTCACGCCGAGCGCTACTTCACGGAACTGCTCAGCCTCGCACCCGACAACGGGGCGGCGAAGAGATTCTTCGAGGAGAGTGAGATGACGAAAGACTCCGGATCGAATCCCACGAACGAGCCCGAGGCGCGAGACGAGAGCACCGAGACGGCGGAAGGCCCGGCCGACAGGGGCCCCTCCGAGGCGCTCCGGGCGGCGATGCAGAGCGCACGCGCGGCCGAGTCGCAGGGCGCCGAGGCGGGGATCAAGGCCTGGCAGGAGGCCTGGAACACCGAGCCGGGCCACCCGGCCGTCCTCGAGGAGATGTACAGGCTGTTCAGCGAGACCGGCAAGTGGACCGTGTTCGCGGACTTCATCAAGAAGGCGACCAAGGGGATCGCGAACGAGGACCACTCCATCGCCGCCCAGATGGTGCTCGCCCGCGTCTACGACCTGGAGCTCAAGCAGGACGTGATGGCGGTCAACACCTACCAGGCGATCCTGAAGCAGCGCGAGAGCCACATGCCGGCGCTCGACGCGGCGATCGAAAAGTACGAGGCGATGGAGCGGTGGCCCGATCTCGTCAAGATGCTCAAGGCCAAGGGCGCGCTCGTCACCTCGCCGGAGGACAAGGTGGATATCTGGCTGCGCGTCGCGCAGCTGTTCCTCCAGCGCTTCTCGAACCAGGCCGAGGCGATCAAGGCGTTCGAGGAGGTGATCGCGGCGGATCCGGACAACGTGCAGGCGGCGGATTTCCTGAAGGAGATGTACGAGAAGCGCCGCGACTGGGAGAAGCTGATCGCCATCAAGCGGCGCGAGGCGGAGCGGGCCGCGGAAGGCCCGGATCGCGCCGCGGCGTACGTCGAGGTCGCGAAGATGGCCTCCGAGCGGCTCAAGAAGCCGTCGGTGTGCATCGAGCTGTGGGAGGCGGTCGTCGCCCAGGACGGAGAGAACGCGGAGGCGTTCAACGAGCTCGCCGGGCTCTACGAGCGGGCGAAGGAGTGGGAGAAGCTCGCCGCGATCCTCGAGAAGCAGGCGGCGCAGGCCGTCAGCGCGGCCGCGCAGGCCGAGGTCTACCAGAAGCTCGGCATCGTCTACGGCGACAAGATCGGCGACAACAACCGCGCCGTGACCGCGTGGAAGGCGCTGATGGCGATCAACCCCGACGATCGCCGCGCGCAGGAGCAGCTCAAGAAAAGGTACCTCGCGCTCCAGGCGTGGGACGAGCTCGAGGAGTTCTACGGATCCGCGGGCAAGTGGGACGAGTTCATCCGCGTGCTCGAACGGGAGGCCGAGCGGCCGGACGCGACGGCGGAGAGCAAGATCGGCCTGCAGTTCAAGATCGCCGAGCTCTGGCGGGACCGCAAGGAGCGCGTCGACCGCGCGGCCAAGTGCTACGAGATCGTGCTCGAGCTCGACAAGCAGAACCTCAGGGCCGCCGAGGCGCTCATCCCGATCCTGGAGGAGTCCGGCAAGGAGGCCGGCAAGCTCGCGGACGTGCTCGAGGTGAAGCTCGTGCACGTGACGGACGCCGACGAGCAGCTCGCGCTGATCCAGCGGATCTCCCACATCGCCGAGGACGACGTCGCGGACGTCGGGCGGGCGTTCCAGGGCTTCCTCCGGGCGTTCACGCTGCGCCCCGACGACGAGACCACCCGCGCGGACATGGAGCGGACCGCCGGCAAGGCCGGAAAGTGGGAGGAGGTCGCCGCCGCCTACGCCACGGTCTTCGGCGCGTCGAAGGAGCCCCTGAAGCTGGAGATCCGGCTCTGCCTCGGCCGCGTGCTCAACGAGGAGCTCGGCCGGGCCGAGGAGGCGCTCGCGCACTACGACGCCATTCTCTCCCAGGATCCGAAGAACCCGCGGGCGGTGCACGCCCTGGAGCGGATCTTCGCGCAGATGGGCCGGTACGAGGAGCTGCTCGACATCTACACGCGCCGCATCGAGATGGCGGCCGACGACGAGGAGCGGAAGGAGATCTTCTACAACCAGGCGCTGCTCTGGGAGGAGGAGATCGGCGACGTCGACAAGGCGATCGCCGTCTACAACCAGATCATCGAGATGGCCGGCGACGAGCCGAAGGCGCTCGCCGCGCTGGATCGGCTCTTCACGAAGGCGGAGCGCTGGAAGGACGCCGCCGAGGTGATCGACCGCCAGCTCCAGCAGGGCGTCCTGCAGGAGGAGCAGGAGATCGAGTTCAAGTTCCGCCTCGGGCAGGTCAAGGAGATCCACCTCGGCGACAAGGCCGGCGCGCTGGAGTGCTACCGCGAGGTGCTGACCGTCCGACCGAGCCACGACATGTCCACGGCGGCGCTCGAGGGGCTGCTCGAGGACGCGGCGCAGCAGGCCGAGGCCGCGTCGATCCTCGCCCCGATCTACCAGGAGAGCGGCGAGTGGGAGAAGCTCGTCCAGGCGATCGAGATCCTGTTCAAGCGCTCGGATGACGCGTTCGAGAAGCTCGAGCACCTGATGCGGATCGGCGGGATCTTCTCGGAGCACCTCGGCTCCCCGGAGCGCGCGTTCGTCGCGTACAGCCGCGCGTTCAGGCTCAACCCCAACCAGGCCGCGCCGCTCGACAAGCTCGAGGAGATCACCACCATCCTCGACTGCTGGAAGGAGATGGTCGGGCTGCTCGAGGAGGGC
Coding sequences within it:
- a CDS encoding HEAT repeat domain-containing protein, which codes for MGILEYFSSEQRRRRRIDARVRRANNKHTPKDYRQIALQEVIDFAKAGEVAAVRGLIHRFTVNAEPTIEDEREKEWVSSALTDLGRTTLPEISRALRSAESVVWIQRVYRSIASPEEYRDELLSVLSEFDTEYERNPDRKMQTIMALADIPETRVAQALIPFLEDVDETVRFQTVVALAKIGHEAARAPMLKAMCEDESLRVRNEVVEAFAALAWSTAGYKKKIDDFLPRGYRHDKSGKIVKLGSV
- a CDS encoding tetratricopeptide repeat protein produces the protein MGKKLVLVIFALATLTTANSCNRDNVYSVQKQNSCVEFHQKKMIPQAIRECNQAVSLDPENVQAQHGLALIYVETKEYAQAVRHFQKAIALAPDVAIYHYQLGETYQWLEQWSQAEAELKRAIELDDTLYKAHYRLGRVCEALDRPEEALQKYTDAVGRNGKFMDAYRELGALYIEYNYLAQAEQVFREAVKALEGRSEELGEIHYWLGRTLQEKKDWNAAIQEFRLSLEQKPDMTDAMFSLGWCYSFTNKENAKIWLEKFLSAANQKTRPDFINAAHARLAELMEGAVIQ